The Fusobacterium necrophorum subsp. necrophorum genome has a window encoding:
- a CDS encoding lipopolysaccharide core heptose(II) kinase RfaY, translating to MKKKLSQQERIYYFSKEAFSLFEYWKAGNYRLLKVLKDTDRSYVALLEIGGSKFIYKEPREKNQRKWQRFLSIFRGSESRREGLQMLEIEKKGFLGPKFQFAYERKWASMTIHSFLVYSYLDAEEMTVHKAEKAFAYLKKIHDAGFLHGDSQLSNFLMDGEDIYLIDSKFQKNKYGALGSAYENYYFELSCPSCSFLTDRSHWAYKIAKKWKDLKEWWVKIKTKRRERK from the coding sequence ATGAAAAAAAAGTTGTCACAGCAGGAAAGGATATACTATTTTTCGAAAGAGGCTTTTTCTTTGTTTGAATATTGGAAAGCCGGAAATTATCGTTTACTTAAGGTATTGAAAGATACCGACAGAAGTTACGTAGCTCTCTTAGAGATTGGAGGAAGTAAATTTATTTATAAAGAACCGAGAGAAAAAAATCAAAGAAAATGGCAGAGGTTTTTATCTATATTTCGTGGAAGTGAGAGCAGAAGAGAGGGATTGCAAATGTTGGAAATTGAAAAAAAAGGCTTTTTAGGGCCTAAGTTTCAATTTGCTTATGAAAGAAAATGGGCTTCTATGACAATACATTCTTTCTTAGTCTATTCCTATCTTGATGCCGAAGAGATGACAGTTCACAAAGCGGAAAAAGCATTTGCTTATCTTAAGAAAATACACGATGCCGGCTTTTTACATGGAGATTCTCAACTATCCAATTTTTTAATGGATGGAGAAGATATCTATCTGATTGATTCCAAATTTCAGAAAAACAAATATGGAGCTTTGGGAAGTGCTTATGAAAATTATTATTTTGAGTTAAGTTGTCCCTCTTGCTCTTTCTTGACGGATCGAAGTCATTGGGCTTATAAAATTGCTAAAAAATGGAAGGATTTAAAAGAATGGTGGGTAAAGATCAAGACAAAGAGAAGAGAAAGAAAATGA
- a CDS encoding glycosyltransferase family 9 protein produces MKILVIRLSSIGDVLLTTAVLKAWKKKYPDSILDFVVLKQFQAAIQDCPYIDHIYVFDKKKHDGIRNIRKFSKALKENGYDYVFDLHNKFRSQWMRWSMGIPYFVYPKRKWWKSLLVNLGLISYQVDDTIIKNYFAAFSSFSLDYHGEDLYFAVKEEEKKKFESYRNFPVLAPGASKNTKKWPVENFALLAKLLHQKYSYPSILIGGKEDEENCNKIIELSEGSAISFAGKLSLQESGALLSQAAFLVSNDSGPFHIARGVKCPSFVIFGPTSPGMFELGEQDVLIYAGVECSPCSLHGDKKCPKKHFRCMKEITAEQILKKIEEKNSKEGVFSDGKSKRKNDGVNSEAKGLRNGCKRNN; encoded by the coding sequence ATGAAAATTTTAGTGATTCGATTGAGCTCTATTGGAGATGTATTATTGACAACAGCTGTTTTAAAAGCTTGGAAAAAAAAGTATCCGGATTCTATTTTAGACTTTGTAGTCTTAAAGCAATTTCAAGCTGCGATTCAAGATTGTCCTTATATTGACCATATTTATGTGTTTGATAAGAAAAAACATGACGGAATACGCAATATCAGAAAATTTTCCAAAGCATTAAAAGAAAATGGGTATGACTACGTCTTTGACCTGCACAATAAATTTCGTTCCCAATGGATGAGATGGAGTATGGGAATTCCTTATTTTGTCTATCCGAAAAGAAAATGGTGGAAATCTCTCTTGGTGAATTTGGGCTTGATTTCCTACCAAGTAGATGATACGATTATAAAAAATTATTTTGCTGCCTTTTCTTCTTTTTCTTTGGATTATCATGGAGAAGATTTGTATTTTGCTGTCAAAGAAGAAGAGAAAAAAAAGTTTGAAAGTTATCGAAATTTTCCCGTATTGGCACCGGGAGCATCTAAGAATACGAAGAAATGGCCTGTAGAAAATTTTGCTCTTTTAGCAAAATTATTGCATCAAAAGTATTCATATCCAAGCATTTTAATCGGCGGGAAAGAGGACGAGGAAAATTGCAACAAGATTATAGAATTAAGCGAAGGAAGTGCTATTTCCTTTGCGGGAAAGCTGAGTTTACAGGAGAGCGGAGCCTTATTGTCACAGGCAGCTTTTCTGGTAAGTAATGATTCAGGTCCCTTTCATATTGCGAGAGGAGTGAAGTGTCCAAGTTTTGTTATTTTTGGACCAACCAGTCCGGGAATGTTTGAATTAGGGGAACAGGATGTTCTTATCTATGCAGGAGTGGAATGTTCTCCTTGCAGTTTACATGGGGATAAGAAATGTCCCAAAAAACATTTTCGTTGTATGAAAGAAATTACTGCGGAACAGATTTTGAAGAAGATAGAGGAAAAAAATTCAAAAGAAGGAGTGTTTAGCGATGGCAAAAGCAAAAGAAAAAACGATGGAGTTAACAGCGAAGCAAAAGGCCTTAGAAACGGCTGTAAAAGAAATAACTAA
- the recA gene encoding recombinase RecA encodes MAKAKEKTMELTAKQKALETAVKEITKDFGEGAIMKLGDNSHMQIEVIPTGSLNLDAALGLGGVPRGRVVEIYGAESSGKTTIALHIIAEAQKMGGIAAFIDAEHALDPVYAKALGVDIDELLIAQPDFGEQALDIADTLVRSGAIDVIVVDSVAALVPKVEIDGEMSDQQMGLQARLMSKALRKLTATLNKSKTTMIFINQIREKIGGFGFGPQTTTTGGKALKFYSSVRMEVKRIAAVKQGEDVIGNETVVKVTKNKIAPPFKEASFQIMYGKGISKVGEILDIALAKDIVAKSGAWFSFGEIRLGQGKENVKARLEEEKDLLNAIYDEIKKLEAPQEEVLGEEREEISKAKE; translated from the coding sequence ATGGCAAAAGCAAAAGAAAAAACGATGGAGTTAACAGCGAAGCAAAAGGCCTTAGAAACGGCTGTAAAAGAAATAACTAAGGATTTTGGAGAAGGGGCTATTATGAAATTGGGAGATAATAGTCATATGCAAATTGAAGTAATCCCGACGGGAAGTTTAAATTTGGATGCAGCTTTGGGATTGGGAGGAGTTCCCAGAGGAAGAGTGGTAGAGATTTATGGAGCGGAGAGTTCCGGAAAGACAACCATTGCTTTACACATTATAGCAGAAGCACAAAAAATGGGGGGGATTGCAGCTTTTATTGATGCGGAACATGCTTTGGATCCTGTGTATGCAAAGGCCTTGGGTGTAGATATTGATGAGCTTTTGATTGCACAGCCGGATTTCGGGGAACAGGCCTTGGATATTGCAGATACCCTAGTGCGTTCCGGAGCCATTGATGTGATTGTAGTGGATTCTGTGGCAGCTTTGGTTCCCAAAGTGGAAATTGACGGAGAAATGTCGGATCAGCAAATGGGACTGCAAGCAAGATTGATGTCGAAGGCCTTGCGAAAATTAACGGCTACCTTGAATAAATCCAAAACAACCATGATTTTTATCAACCAAATTCGTGAAAAAATCGGTGGCTTTGGGTTTGGACCTCAAACGACGACCACCGGAGGAAAGGCATTGAAATTCTATTCTTCCGTTCGTATGGAAGTAAAAAGAATTGCTGCCGTGAAGCAAGGGGAGGATGTTATCGGAAATGAAACCGTGGTAAAAGTGACGAAGAATAAAATTGCTCCTCCCTTCAAAGAAGCTTCTTTCCAAATTATGTATGGAAAAGGAATTTCAAAGGTGGGAGAAATTTTGGATATCGCTTTGGCAAAAGATATTGTGGCAAAATCGGGAGCTTGGTTCAGTTTTGGAGAAATTCGTCTGGGACAGGGAAAGGAAAATGTCAAGGCAAGGTTGGAGGAAGAAAAAGACTTGCTGAATGCTA